In a single window of the Olivibacter sp. SDN3 genome:
- a CDS encoding RNA polymerase sigma factor: protein MPQWNPETEKLWVKALKKGEQSAFENLFHHYKRMVYYGLYKLVHLPQVAEELTQDVFLKIWDKRAELDEHKSFAALLYRISANLAIDFYRKAAADARLREELIKSATIHDDPFNKSNLSEHESLIREALQKLPPRRRRVFELCKLEGKSYHEVATILNISPGTVNDHIVKAVRFLRMELLSKQSELYYLLLLSMACAQQ from the coding sequence ATGCCTCAATGGAATCCAGAAACCGAAAAGTTATGGGTTAAGGCTCTAAAAAAAGGTGAACAAAGTGCCTTTGAGAACCTTTTCCATCATTATAAACGAATGGTTTATTATGGTTTATATAAACTGGTCCATCTTCCCCAAGTGGCAGAGGAGCTAACACAAGATGTGTTCTTGAAGATTTGGGATAAGAGAGCTGAACTGGATGAACACAAATCTTTCGCGGCGCTTCTTTACCGTATCAGCGCAAACCTGGCGATTGATTTCTATCGAAAAGCTGCAGCAGATGCCCGACTCAGAGAAGAGCTCATCAAGTCGGCCACGATACATGACGACCCCTTTAATAAGTCCAATCTGTCGGAACACGAATCGCTGATTAGGGAAGCCCTCCAAAAATTGCCTCCACGGCGCCGGCGCGTCTTTGAACTATGTAAACTCGAAGGGAAAAGTTATCACGAGGTCGCCACAATCTTAAACATCAGCCCCGGAACGGTTAACGATCATATTGTCAAGGCGGTACGTTTTCTTCGCATGGAATTGCTAAGCAAACAATCGGAACTGTATTACCTCTTGTTGTTGTCTATGGCCTGCGCTCAGCAATAA
- a CDS encoding FecR family protein, producing the protein MTEDQWKELYSRYLNKQCSPEEIRRLLRHFELEGNTSFLRNRIERELNFSSTPASDSKAVEERLDRIHRRLMGEIAPKQKRRSFTFWLPYAAAIVLLAIGLTWFLGNEVWNGKRVITSPLADITAGGNRATLKFADGRTIDLSDKQYGIVVNNDIHYADGNPVLTGKNDAESSGMNDAETIEHQLLELITPRGGTYQLTLPDGSKVWLNAASSLRYPATFKGEKREVYLSGEAYFEVASKKDQPFVVQSAKQQVKVLGTSFNISAYQEEVGVRTTLVEGSVAITNFQSDKIVQLQPGKQCLVDEGKTSISDIDVAAATAWKDGLLNFNETELRELMNQLSRWYNVSVEYQGDIAPTYYYGYISRDEKLSKVLELLKESGLNFRMERTGEINRLIVTP; encoded by the coding sequence ATGACAGAAGACCAATGGAAGGAACTTTATTCCCGATACTTAAATAAGCAGTGTTCTCCCGAGGAAATCCGACGACTGTTGCGGCATTTTGAATTGGAAGGTAACACCTCTTTCCTTCGTAATCGTATTGAGCGGGAGCTGAATTTTTCCAGTACTCCTGCCAGCGACAGCAAGGCTGTAGAAGAAAGACTTGACCGTATTCATCGTAGGTTAATGGGTGAAATTGCTCCAAAACAAAAACGTAGATCTTTCACTTTCTGGCTGCCATATGCTGCCGCAATTGTCTTGCTAGCTATCGGTCTTACGTGGTTCTTAGGAAACGAAGTGTGGAATGGAAAACGTGTTATTACTTCGCCGTTGGCAGACATTACCGCAGGAGGAAACCGCGCGACCTTAAAGTTTGCGGATGGACGTACGATTGACCTAAGTGATAAACAATATGGTATCGTGGTAAATAATGATATTCACTATGCTGACGGAAATCCGGTCTTAACGGGAAAAAACGACGCGGAGAGCAGTGGGATGAACGATGCGGAAACAATAGAGCATCAGCTCTTGGAATTGATTACGCCAAGAGGCGGAACGTATCAGCTGACGCTGCCAGACGGTTCAAAGGTATGGTTGAATGCAGCCAGCAGCTTACGATACCCCGCTACTTTCAAAGGTGAAAAACGAGAGGTGTATTTGAGCGGCGAGGCATATTTTGAAGTAGCAAGTAAAAAGGATCAACCTTTCGTTGTACAATCGGCCAAACAACAGGTGAAGGTGTTGGGTACATCGTTCAATATTAGCGCATATCAGGAAGAAGTGGGCGTGCGAACAACACTGGTAGAAGGGAGTGTGGCCATTACCAATTTCCAATCGGATAAAATAGTTCAACTTCAACCAGGTAAGCAATGCCTGGTAGATGAGGGGAAAACCAGTATTAGTGATATAGATGTTGCGGCGGCCACCGCTTGGAAAGATGGTCTGCTAAATTTCAATGAAACCGAACTACGTGAGCTCATGAACCAGCTTAGTCGGTGGTATAATGTGAGCGTAGAGTACCAGGGGGATATTGCGCCCACCTACTATTATGGTTACATCAGCCGAGATGAGAAGCTATCAAAAGTATTGGAACTGTTGAAGGAAAGTGGCCTGAATTTCCGTATGGAACGGACCGGAGAAATCAATCGATTGATTGTTACACCTTGA
- a CDS encoding TonB-dependent receptor, which translates to MKLKVSAKDPWKYLFHRFLIMMKLAVLITCAFVLQAAASSLAQQISLVARDLPLAEAMKSVQQQSGSLFLFKGRELANAKVNVEIKNATLEEAMNKLLKELPMDWILKDQTIVIRPLPSKHLSPERKTLRNTQEAFVSGKVADESAAPIEGVTVAVKGTTLRTQTDAEGKYRLTVNDGQTLVFTAVGYASYEITVKKESTINVTLKTAIGDLDEVVVVGYGTQRKGDLTGSVATVREADIKATPIVALDRALQGRAAGVQVTTNSARPGGQTTIRIRGTGSVNASNEPLYVIDGYPTGDLNSINPSDIESIEVLKDASATAIYGSRGSNGVVMVTTKRGTSGQSLINFESYYGSQSVTNKIDLLNAREYAEFINEARVNAGGSVYFDGSSPDRPLPSDLSSGTDWQDLVFRDAPIQNYQLSFYGGGDKTNYSLSGSYYDQDGVIVNSNFKRYTVRANIDREVKSWIKVGLSMQGAYTQTNNARTETEGGASGGVTNAAINYAPVFPVYDANGVYHREVGPLNGNLVDNPLGIANEVTDINNTMRFLANAYAELYFSKHFTFRTTIGANLASNKTNFYASRLIGLGLNSNGSASVSNEFGYNWLNENTLTYKQLFADKHDVNAVLGYTAQVSHNENVSAAAVNFNDDFAKFNNLGAGATLRPPSSGATDWALVSFLARINYAYDSRYLLTLTARADGSSRFGPNKKYGFFPSGAFAWRISNEPFFMQNHWVSDAKLRISYGLTGNQGITDYAYLATIAQSTAILGGANPILRVGGVPAIISNLDLGWESNRQLDLGADLSFLENRLRLSVDYYNKVTADLLFSVNVPQTTGYSFSLQNIGQIRNRGIEITLGGSVGKEEGLQWDADFNIAFNRNEVMRLDGRPEYLTGSGVGHLQVANPNQLKVGEPLGNFYGRIVDGIFQNEQEVAGSAQPNASPGDFRYRDLDGNNVINDDDRTVIGNGYPDFIGGFNNTLRYRGFDLNIFFQGSFGNDILNYGRFDLYNLNGNNNQAKDVVNRWTPENPSNDIPRANAAGGQRILSTFQIENGSYLRLKNISLGYQLPQSFINRLNGRSIRVYVSAQNLWTWTDYTGFDPEVSRFGTSSISQGMDYGGYPAAKTFLVGLNFTL; encoded by the coding sequence ATGAAATTAAAAGTAAGTGCAAAAGATCCGTGGAAGTATCTATTCCATCGGTTTCTTATTATGATGAAACTAGCAGTTTTAATAACGTGTGCGTTTGTGCTGCAGGCAGCAGCCTCCAGCCTTGCCCAGCAAATCAGCTTGGTAGCCCGTGACTTGCCTCTTGCCGAGGCGATGAAGTCGGTGCAGCAGCAGAGCGGCAGCCTATTTCTTTTCAAGGGACGTGAGCTGGCCAATGCGAAGGTCAATGTAGAAATCAAAAATGCGACGCTTGAAGAGGCGATGAACAAATTGTTGAAAGAGCTACCAATGGACTGGATATTAAAAGACCAGACCATTGTTATACGGCCATTGCCGTCAAAGCATTTATCGCCTGAACGCAAAACGTTAAGAAATACGCAGGAGGCCTTCGTGAGCGGTAAGGTAGCGGATGAATCCGCCGCTCCCATCGAAGGCGTAACAGTAGCCGTAAAAGGAACGACCTTACGTACCCAAACGGACGCTGAAGGAAAATACCGATTAACCGTAAATGATGGTCAGACGCTGGTATTTACGGCTGTGGGCTATGCTTCTTATGAAATAACGGTGAAAAAAGAATCGACTATTAATGTGACATTGAAGACAGCTATCGGCGATCTGGATGAAGTGGTGGTAGTGGGTTATGGTACCCAAAGGAAAGGAGATCTCACCGGTTCGGTTGCAACGGTAAGGGAAGCTGACATCAAGGCGACACCAATCGTGGCGTTAGACCGTGCTTTGCAGGGGCGGGCTGCCGGTGTACAAGTGACTACAAATTCTGCCAGGCCTGGCGGTCAAACCACTATCCGTATACGTGGTACGGGTTCCGTGAATGCATCGAACGAGCCCCTGTACGTGATTGATGGCTATCCAACGGGCGACTTAAATTCGATCAACCCATCGGATATTGAATCTATAGAGGTGCTTAAAGATGCCTCTGCAACAGCGATATATGGATCGCGTGGTTCCAATGGCGTTGTGATGGTGACTACTAAGCGTGGAACAAGCGGACAATCGCTCATTAACTTCGAAAGTTATTATGGCAGCCAATCGGTGACCAACAAGATCGACCTGCTAAATGCCAGGGAATACGCAGAATTTATTAATGAAGCGCGGGTGAATGCAGGTGGAAGTGTTTATTTTGATGGCTCTTCCCCTGACAGACCGCTTCCTTCTGATCTGAGCTCAGGAACCGATTGGCAGGACTTGGTTTTTCGGGATGCACCCATTCAAAATTATCAGTTGAGCTTTTACGGCGGTGGTGATAAAACCAATTACTCCCTGTCCGGAAGCTACTATGATCAAGATGGTGTGATCGTAAATTCCAATTTCAAACGCTATACCGTTCGGGCGAATATTGACCGGGAAGTAAAGTCTTGGATAAAGGTCGGGCTTTCGATGCAGGGAGCTTATACACAAACGAACAATGCGCGAACAGAAACGGAGGGAGGTGCCAGTGGTGGCGTAACAAATGCGGCGATCAATTATGCACCTGTTTTTCCGGTGTATGATGCCAATGGTGTGTATCATAGGGAAGTTGGGCCGTTAAACGGAAATTTGGTCGACAATCCGTTGGGAATCGCTAATGAAGTGACCGATATAAATAACACGATGCGCTTTTTGGCCAATGCGTATGCGGAGTTGTACTTTTCAAAACATTTTACCTTTCGCACAACGATAGGCGCGAACCTAGCGAGCAACAAGACGAATTTTTATGCTTCACGACTGATTGGCCTGGGCTTAAATTCTAATGGATCGGCCTCGGTGAGCAATGAGTTTGGCTACAATTGGTTGAATGAAAATACCTTAACCTATAAGCAGCTTTTTGCAGATAAACACGATGTAAATGCAGTATTGGGCTATACCGCGCAGGTTAGCCATAACGAAAACGTGTCGGCAGCTGCCGTAAATTTTAATGATGATTTTGCCAAGTTTAACAATCTTGGCGCTGGTGCAACGCTTCGCCCGCCTTCTTCCGGAGCTACCGATTGGGCCTTGGTCTCTTTTTTGGCGAGGATCAACTATGCTTATGATAGTCGTTACCTGTTGACCTTGACGGCACGGGCAGACGGCTCTTCCCGCTTCGGGCCGAATAAAAAATATGGTTTCTTTCCTTCGGGCGCATTTGCCTGGCGCATTTCCAACGAACCTTTCTTTATGCAGAACCATTGGGTATCAGATGCGAAGCTGCGGATCAGTTATGGTTTGACGGGAAATCAAGGGATTACCGATTACGCGTATTTGGCAACCATCGCCCAAAGCACAGCTATACTCGGCGGTGCAAATCCGATCCTCAGGGTTGGTGGTGTGCCTGCCATTATCAGTAATCTTGACTTGGGATGGGAAAGTAACCGGCAGCTGGACTTAGGTGCCGACTTATCTTTCTTGGAGAACCGCCTGAGACTTAGCGTTGATTATTATAATAAGGTGACCGCAGATCTTTTGTTTTCGGTAAATGTGCCGCAGACTACCGGTTACAGTTTTTCCCTGCAGAATATCGGGCAAATTCGCAATCGGGGTATTGAAATTACTTTAGGGGGAAGCGTAGGGAAGGAGGAAGGGCTTCAGTGGGACGCCGACTTCAATATCGCCTTTAATAGAAATGAAGTGATGCGCTTGGATGGTCGTCCGGAATACCTCACAGGGTCGGGTGTGGGGCACCTGCAGGTAGCTAACCCTAATCAGCTCAAAGTGGGTGAGCCTTTAGGCAATTTTTACGGAAGGATAGTCGATGGCATTTTCCAGAACGAACAGGAAGTGGCGGGATCTGCGCAACCGAATGCGAGTCCCGGCGACTTCCGTTATCGCGATCTGGATGGGAATAATGTAATCAATGATGATGATAGAACGGTTATCGGTAATGGCTATCCGGATTTTATCGGGGGCTTCAATAATACCCTACGTTACAGGGGATTCGACCTTAATATTTTCTTTCAGGGAAGTTTTGGAAATGATATCTTAAACTACGGACGTTTTGACCTGTACAATCTAAATGGAAATAATAACCAAGCTAAAGATGTTGTTAACAGATGGACGCCGGAAAACCCTTCCAATGATATTCCCCGGGCAAACGCAGCTGGCGGGCAACGCATTCTCTCGACCTTTCAGATCGAGAATGGTTCATACCTCCGACTGAAGAATATTTCCCTGGGATATCAACTCCCGCAATCGTTTATAAACCGGCTGAACGGTCGATCGATCCGTGTTTATGTGTCTGCACAAAACCTTTGGACCTGGACGGATTACACTGGTTTTGATCCGGAAGTGAGCCGCTTCGGCACATCGTCTATCAGCCAGGGGATGGACTATGGAGGATACCCTGCGGCAAAGACCTTTTTGGTAGGCCTCAACTTTACTTTGTAA
- a CDS encoding RagB/SusD family nutrient uptake outer membrane protein, whose amino-acid sequence MKQIIISTLFLIACAACVPDLDLERVDTKSVNTFYQTPEDANSAAVALYGQLRDLYRDEVINTPNNIASDDAIPFLTGNADRVALWNYNLTPVNTFVGEIWASAYSGIQRSNILLARVPAIDMDEDLKGQYLGEAYFLRALHYFNLVRFFGEVPLVLEEVSSLADIEVPRQPIDDVYNAIVDDLQQAEQLLPLSYTGNDEGRATRGAAMGLLAKVWLTRAGDDPASSYWGQAADKAEEVINLGLYDLWENYQEVFDLANRCGKESLFEVLYITDLAGNNLATGYAPRGAPIVPGNGSGILRVTGSLFNLYEGADERKSVTFLTSYIDPSTGGQVELSAENPDPALAVSFWKLADLTATLSGQAGKSFPYLRFSDILLIYAEALNERNGGPTEQAYTALNRVRERAGLPELRNLDQTAFREAVLNERRLELCFEANRWFDIVRRNRLVETVRGENSFSRNANIQTFNRYLPIPQREMDANGALTQNEGY is encoded by the coding sequence ATGAAACAGATCATAATTTCAACCTTATTTTTAATAGCCTGCGCCGCGTGTGTGCCGGATCTAGACTTGGAGCGCGTAGATACCAAGTCTGTAAACACCTTTTACCAAACTCCAGAAGACGCCAATTCAGCGGCAGTGGCCTTATATGGACAGTTGAGGGATCTCTATCGGGATGAGGTGATCAATACCCCAAATAACATCGCTTCCGACGATGCCATACCTTTTTTAACCGGTAATGCCGATCGGGTGGCGCTCTGGAACTATAACCTGACGCCAGTAAATACTTTCGTTGGAGAAATATGGGCATCGGCCTATTCGGGCATTCAACGCTCCAATATCCTCCTTGCCCGGGTTCCTGCCATTGACATGGATGAAGACTTGAAAGGACAGTATCTCGGAGAAGCATATTTTTTACGGGCCCTCCATTATTTTAATCTCGTTAGGTTCTTTGGAGAAGTACCCTTGGTGCTTGAGGAGGTAAGCTCATTAGCTGATATTGAAGTACCCAGACAGCCGATAGATGACGTGTATAATGCTATTGTGGACGACCTTCAACAGGCAGAACAATTACTCCCACTATCGTATACCGGAAATGATGAGGGCAGGGCAACCCGTGGCGCGGCGATGGGTCTGTTGGCAAAAGTATGGCTCACCCGCGCCGGTGATGATCCTGCCTCTTCCTATTGGGGGCAGGCGGCAGATAAAGCGGAAGAGGTCATCAACCTCGGCCTGTACGACCTTTGGGAGAATTATCAGGAGGTGTTTGACCTGGCCAACCGATGTGGGAAGGAGTCTTTATTCGAGGTATTGTATATTACGGATCTGGCAGGGAATAACCTGGCTACCGGATATGCACCCCGTGGGGCGCCCATTGTACCCGGTAACGGAAGTGGTATTCTCCGGGTTACTGGTAGTTTGTTTAATTTATATGAAGGAGCCGACGAGCGAAAGTCAGTGACATTCTTGACTTCGTATATAGATCCGTCGACAGGTGGACAGGTTGAACTTTCTGCAGAGAATCCCGATCCGGCGTTGGCGGTTTCTTTTTGGAAACTTGCTGATCTGACCGCAACACTTTCGGGGCAGGCAGGCAAAAGCTTTCCTTATCTTCGGTTCTCAGATATCTTATTAATTTACGCGGAAGCGTTAAATGAGCGTAATGGTGGGCCCACCGAGCAGGCCTATACGGCCTTAAATAGGGTAAGGGAGCGTGCCGGACTTCCGGAATTGCGTAACTTGGATCAAACTGCCTTTCGTGAGGCGGTATTGAATGAACGACGATTGGAACTTTGTTTTGAGGCAAACCGTTGGTTTGATATCGTTCGCCGCAATCGCTTGGTGGAAACCGTAAGGGGAGAGAATAGCTTCTCAAGGAACGCGAATATTCAGACTTTTAACCGCTACTTGCCCATCCCACAACGTGAGATGGACGCCAATGGCGCATTGACACAAAATGAAGGATACTAA
- a CDS encoding FAD-dependent oxidoreductase translates to MKKKTKQLIELEATVFKMVVFIAFLTSFAWGCSGRAGYDIVIYGSGSSGFIAAIQAAELGKSVALVEPGNHIGGLNVEGLGGTDIDNHPEFQNSPAVGGLALEFYRRIANEYGVIDSFDRSFQQQLKNSHLWRFEPSVAEKVINKWLGEYDIQVYTGERLSEDPEAVRSNGSRILSFKTESGTTFKGKVFIDATLEGDLLAAAGISTVVGRESNQTYSETRNGIRAETTHGQFAVDVDPYLVPGDSTSGLIPTIRDEPLGEPGSRDHRLQAYCFRVCLSQDPENQIPFRKPDNYDRTHYEIYVRYLKSGGKLYRPRVNIPHGKTDLNGGGDLTHNLYGMNYEYPTGNYEKRQEILQYHRDYTEGLFYFLAHDDEIGQIAPDLQQAWASWGLAKDEFTDNNGWPRMLYVRDARRMVSDYVITEHHVSRENGIAVEDPVALAYWPADVHSVRRIVRNGKAYNEGFVFGGEWWKPLGIAYRALVPKKKECTNLIAPTCPSSSHIAYGAIRIEFTFMALGQAAATAASLAIDGGFDVQEVPYNKLQGILLKQGQVLQLNEGY, encoded by the coding sequence ATGAAAAAAAAGACAAAGCAGCTCATAGAGCTGGAGGCTACGGTTTTTAAGATGGTGGTTTTTATTGCTTTTCTAACAAGTTTTGCGTGGGGCTGTTCGGGCAGGGCTGGTTACGATATCGTCATTTATGGCAGCGGTTCCTCTGGTTTTATTGCTGCGATACAAGCGGCCGAATTGGGAAAATCTGTAGCGCTTGTGGAACCCGGAAATCATATCGGCGGTTTAAATGTGGAAGGCCTCGGGGGAACGGATATCGACAATCACCCTGAATTTCAGAATAGTCCGGCTGTTGGCGGCCTGGCACTGGAATTTTATCGGCGTATAGCCAATGAATACGGTGTCATAGACTCTTTTGATCGTTCGTTTCAGCAGCAGTTGAAAAACTCACATCTATGGCGCTTTGAGCCGAGTGTTGCGGAAAAGGTGATCAACAAATGGTTGGGTGAATATGATATACAAGTGTACACGGGCGAAAGGCTTTCGGAAGATCCGGAGGCCGTACGCAGCAATGGTTCAAGAATCTTGTCATTTAAAACAGAAAGCGGTACTACCTTTAAGGGCAAAGTATTTATTGATGCGACATTGGAAGGCGATTTGTTGGCCGCTGCGGGTATTTCGACGGTGGTAGGTAGAGAGTCGAATCAGACATATAGCGAGACGCGTAATGGCATTCGGGCAGAAACCACTCATGGGCAGTTTGCCGTGGATGTGGATCCCTATCTTGTGCCGGGCGACTCCACAAGCGGTTTAATCCCGACCATTCGCGATGAACCTTTGGGTGAGCCGGGAAGTCGAGACCATCGCCTACAGGCTTATTGCTTTCGGGTGTGCCTCAGTCAAGACCCAGAAAACCAAATTCCATTTCGCAAACCGGATAATTACGATCGGACCCACTATGAGATTTATGTGCGGTACTTAAAATCTGGGGGAAAACTGTATCGTCCTCGGGTCAATATACCTCATGGAAAAACAGACCTGAACGGAGGAGGGGATCTGACGCACAACCTCTATGGAATGAATTATGAATACCCAACCGGTAACTATGAAAAAAGACAAGAGATTCTGCAGTATCATCGGGATTATACTGAAGGGCTTTTTTATTTTTTGGCTCATGATGACGAAATTGGGCAGATAGCACCGGATCTGCAGCAAGCTTGGGCGTCTTGGGGCTTGGCAAAGGACGAATTTACAGACAACAATGGCTGGCCACGTATGCTCTATGTGCGCGATGCGAGAAGGATGGTTTCTGACTATGTGATCACCGAACACCATGTAAGCAGAGAGAATGGTATTGCAGTGGAAGATCCTGTAGCCTTAGCTTATTGGCCAGCCGACGTGCATAGTGTCCGTAGAATTGTCAGGAACGGTAAGGCTTATAATGAAGGCTTTGTGTTTGGAGGCGAATGGTGGAAGCCACTTGGGATAGCATACCGCGCATTGGTACCGAAGAAGAAGGAATGTACAAACTTGATTGCTCCGACCTGTCCATCATCCTCTCATATTGCCTATGGTGCGATCCGTATAGAATTCACATTTATGGCACTGGGACAGGCGGCTGCTACTGCGGCTTCGCTGGCGATAGATGGCGGTTTTGACGTACAGGAGGTGCCTTATAATAAATTGCAGGGAATTTTGCTAAAACAAGGTCAGGTATTACAGTTGAATGAAGGATATTAG
- a CDS encoding acyltransferase — protein MNETISKPYLLKSKPHFTILDGLRGIAAVAVVIYHFMEIAVPDYHDSFIAHAHLAVDFFFCLSGFVIAYAYDHKLQRIGVMNFFKLRLIRLHPLVIIGSIIGLLAFVFDPFSDLYEAYSEKTFLMFLTSCLMIPYPLVHERYFNLFHLNPPTWSLFWEYLANICYAFFLVKMRNKMLLGLTVLAAVALCYEAYKSDGLAVGWGGDNFAGGGIRIFYSFIVGILLYRSNWKITSKLGFMSLGVLLVAVFFIPFNEKLNWIADLLVVLFYFPFLVVLGAGARLDPKCTKICKFSGEISYPIYMIHYPFIWLFMSYVEKKQPDMDQMNMIILIGVALLVALAYGVLILLDLPIRKRIKNRMK, from the coding sequence ATGAACGAAACAATATCCAAGCCGTATCTTTTAAAAAGCAAACCACACTTTACAATTTTAGATGGCCTTCGGGGAATCGCCGCTGTTGCTGTGGTTATTTATCACTTCATGGAAATTGCGGTTCCGGACTACCATGATAGTTTTATTGCACATGCCCATTTGGCTGTTGATTTTTTCTTCTGTTTATCGGGTTTCGTGATTGCTTATGCTTACGACCATAAGTTACAGCGCATCGGTGTGATGAACTTTTTCAAGCTGCGGCTGATACGCTTGCACCCGCTAGTGATCATTGGTTCAATCATTGGTCTTTTAGCATTTGTTTTTGATCCCTTCAGCGATTTATATGAAGCTTACTCCGAAAAAACTTTTTTGATGTTTTTAACATCATGCCTCATGATACCTTACCCACTGGTACACGAGCGGTATTTTAATCTTTTTCACCTCAACCCACCAACTTGGTCTTTATTCTGGGAATACCTTGCTAATATTTGTTATGCTTTCTTTCTTGTTAAGATGCGTAATAAAATGCTTTTGGGTTTGACGGTACTTGCAGCGGTGGCTCTCTGTTATGAGGCCTACAAGTCTGATGGTTTAGCGGTGGGATGGGGAGGTGACAATTTTGCCGGTGGAGGTATAAGGATCTTCTATTCTTTTATAGTGGGCATTTTACTCTATCGCTCCAATTGGAAAATTACCTCGAAGCTCGGCTTTATGAGCTTGGGTGTTTTATTGGTAGCCGTGTTTTTTATTCCGTTTAACGAAAAATTGAACTGGATAGCGGATCTGCTAGTTGTTTTGTTTTACTTCCCTTTTCTCGTGGTATTGGGTGCGGGCGCCCGATTAGATCCGAAGTGCACTAAAATCTGCAAGTTTTCCGGTGAAATCTCTTATCCCATTTATATGATCCACTATCCATTTATTTGGCTATTTATGAGTTACGTTGAAAAAAAACAGCCCGATATGGATCAAATGAATATGATTATACTGATTGGTGTAGCGCTATTAGTCGCTTTGGCATACGGTGTTTTGATACTATTAGACCTTCCGATTCGTAAGCGGATAAAAAATAGAATGAAATAG